One window of the Halonatronomonas betaini genome contains the following:
- a CDS encoding dimethylarginine dimethylaminohydrolase family protein, translating to MELTNAIVKKPGKSMVDGISKSNLGKPDYEKAVIQHNNYIKALEKAGLEVTVLEAEEDYPDSVFVEDPAIVTSDFAVITNPGADSRKGETEAIESAIKEFYSVDNIHRIESPATLDGGDIIQVNNILYAGISDRTNTAGVEQLSEIAGNYGYKTFGIEIENMLHLKSGASYIGDDTVLITGMFLGRPEFLKYNQIILGDSEDYAANSVRVNDYLIIPSGYPMVKKKLEAAGFKLITLDVSEFRKLDGGLSCLSLRF from the coding sequence ATGGAGCTAACTAATGCAATAGTTAAGAAGCCTGGCAAATCAATGGTTGATGGGATTTCAAAATCAAATTTAGGTAAACCAGATTATGAAAAAGCAGTTATTCAACATAATAATTATATTAAAGCTTTAGAAAAAGCTGGGCTGGAAGTAACTGTACTGGAAGCCGAGGAGGATTATCCTGATTCAGTATTTGTTGAGGACCCGGCAATTGTAACCAGTGATTTTGCTGTGATAACCAATCCAGGTGCTGATTCCAGAAAAGGAGAAACAGAAGCTATTGAATCAGCTATTAAAGAATTTTATTCTGTGGATAATATTCACAGGATTGAAAGCCCGGCTACACTAGATGGCGGTGATATTATCCAGGTTAATAATATATTATATGCCGGGATTTCTGATAGAACAAATACAGCCGGGGTTGAACAGCTTTCTGAGATAGCTGGCAATTATGGCTATAAGACTTTCGGTATAGAAATTGAGAACATGCTTCATTTAAAGTCTGGTGCATCATATATTGGAGATGATACAGTTCTGATAACTGGTATGTTTCTAGGCAGACCTGAATTCTTAAAGTATAATCAGATAATACTTGGTGATTCAGAGGATTATGCAGCCAATTCAGTTCGGGTCAATGATTATTTGATAATTCCATCAGGCTATCCGATGGTTAAAAAGAAATTAGAAGCTGCTGGTTTTAAGCTTATTACTTTAGATGTTTCTGAATTCAGGAAACTTGATGGTGGGCTAAGCTGCTTATCACTGAGGTTTTAA
- a CDS encoding NUDIX domain-containing protein, which yields MSNYIDRLREQIGKTPIILVGASILARDDNGRVLLQYKCETGNWGLPGGTMRLGETIKETACRKLYEETGIKADNLKLTDIFSGEDFYDIDPDGDCTYNLIVLYEAFGVSDELISESEKSSLNVEYLYPEEVSNLELRSMKILNRIGIFSEDYIS from the coding sequence ATGTCAAACTATATTGATAGATTACGGGAGCAAATTGGAAAAACTCCGATTATACTGGTAGGGGCATCAATTCTTGCCAGAGATGACAATGGCAGAGTTTTATTACAGTATAAATGTGAAACTGGTAACTGGGGTCTTCCAGGAGGCACCATGCGTTTAGGGGAGACAATCAAAGAGACTGCCTGTCGAAAATTATATGAGGAGACAGGGATTAAAGCTGATAATTTAAAGTTGACAGATATATTTTCTGGTGAAGATTTTTATGATATTGATCCTGATGGCGATTGTACGTATAACCTGATTGTACTTTATGAAGCATTTGGGGTTTCTGATGAGCTAATTTCAGAGAGTGAAAAAAGTTCTCTGAATGTAGAATATTTGTATCCAGAAGAAGTTTCAAATTTAGAGTTAAGATCTATGAAGATATTAAATCGTATTGGAATTTTTAGCGAAGATTATATTAGTTAA
- a CDS encoding ABC transporter permease codes for MTNGIDGGVIDIPLIQLIIAYFFVLVLIIIVRKQKIDKEKQIILAATRMTLQLVIVGFLLEYIFEMPHPGITLLILLIMEGFAIQNIFSRVSTELSFNMKKVTAISMFAGTVFTLFFFLILVIGLSPWYYPRYFIPIAGMLIGNSMTGISLGVEHLVNQIKKNPEKIEAALMLGASPQQATRQVANQAFYNAILPTVNSMIGMGIIFLPGMMTGQILSGVSPFLAIRYQIAIMMGILGAVTLTTYLLVKLGVKTYFNDRMQLTINND; via the coding sequence ATGACTAATGGAATAGATGGTGGAGTAATTGATATTCCGCTAATCCAGCTCATTATAGCATACTTCTTCGTCCTCGTTTTAATTATCATTGTCAGAAAACAAAAAATAGATAAAGAAAAACAGATAATTCTGGCAGCAACCAGAATGACCCTCCAATTAGTGATAGTTGGGTTCCTCCTTGAATATATATTTGAGATGCCCCATCCCGGCATAACCCTTTTAATCTTGCTTATAATGGAAGGTTTTGCAATCCAGAATATTTTCTCCAGAGTCAGCACAGAACTTTCTTTTAATATGAAAAAAGTTACTGCTATTTCAATGTTTGCAGGAACAGTTTTTACACTATTTTTCTTTTTGATTCTGGTAATCGGCTTATCACCCTGGTATTATCCAAGATATTTCATTCCAATTGCAGGTATGTTAATCGGTAATTCAATGACAGGCATCTCATTAGGTGTTGAACACCTGGTTAATCAGATCAAAAAGAACCCGGAAAAAATTGAGGCAGCCTTAATGTTAGGAGCATCTCCTCAACAGGCAACCAGACAGGTTGCCAATCAGGCTTTTTATAATGCCATTCTGCCAACTGTCAATTCAATGATCGGTATGGGCATTATATTCCTTCCAGGAATGATGACCGGTCAGATCCTTTCAGGTGTCAGTCCTTTTCTAGCAATCAGATATCAGATTGCTATCATGATGGGTATTCTAGGTGCAGTCACCCTGACTACCTATCTACTGGTTAAATTAGGTGTTAAAACCTATTTTAATGATAGGATGCAGCTTACAATTAATAATGATTAA
- a CDS encoding peptidylprolyl isomerase has product MTEVNAEEKNPIVTISMEAGREIEVELYPEVAPNTVNNFIYLVEQGYYDGLIFHRVIENFMIQGGDPDGTGRGGPGYSIKGEFAQNDFENDLEHTRGVISMARSQAYDSAGSQFFIMHKDFQRLDGAYAAFGQVINGMDVVDEIATVNTDQNDRPEEPKVMETVEVETFGVEYPEPDKL; this is encoded by the coding sequence ATGACAGAAGTTAATGCAGAAGAAAAGAATCCTATTGTTACAATATCTATGGAAGCTGGCAGAGAGATAGAGGTTGAGCTTTATCCAGAGGTAGCTCCAAATACAGTTAATAATTTTATTTATCTTGTCGAACAGGGTTATTATGATGGCCTCATTTTTCATCGGGTTATCGAGAATTTTATGATTCAGGGAGGAGACCCTGATGGAACTGGAAGAGGGGGACCAGGTTATTCTATAAAAGGGGAATTTGCACAGAATGACTTTGAGAATGATTTAGAGCATACCAGAGGTGTTATCTCAATGGCAAGATCTCAGGCCTATGATTCAGCTGGATCTCAGTTTTTTATAATGCATAAAGATTTTCAACGTCTAGATGGTGCTTATGCTGCCTTTGGTCAAGTTATAAATGGTATGGATGTCGTTGATGAGATTGCAACTGTTAATACAGATCAAAATGATAGGCCAGAAGAGCCAAAGGTTATGGAAACAGTAGAAGTAGAGACTTTTGGGGTAGAATATCCAGAGCCAGATAAGCTCTAG
- a CDS encoding alpha/beta hydrolase, giving the protein MSLKRKILITVLLLVLAGFIATTIFIGLAVSDGSTQMTSPEGTSLASTESWLEANWDFDIDEFRARYNIENIRIESTSGDHEIPADLILSDGEKNNDTVILVHGLGGNRVSVYPQARIFLENGYNVLTYDQRSSGENLADYNTFGYLESNDLKDYVNYLRELIGNEFKLGVWGNSFGGATAGIYAGSDHANQNIDFVILESAISNKREMVLQQLEQEFGSGLIRDYMLSVGELFTRFRLGYNYADADVTRQIKNSEVPLMLIHSRADQLTPYHMAEDIYNSISHDNKVFYTVEDSSHQTVYWDNLIEYEIEVLSFIDEYLNGME; this is encoded by the coding sequence ATGAGTTTAAAGAGAAAAATATTAATTACAGTTTTACTCTTAGTTCTGGCTGGTTTTATAGCTACAACTATTTTTATCGGTCTGGCTGTTTCTGATGGGTCTACTCAGATGACCAGTCCAGAAGGGACCAGTCTGGCAAGTACAGAGTCATGGCTGGAGGCAAATTGGGATTTTGATATTGATGAATTTAGAGCCAGGTATAATATAGAAAATATCAGGATTGAGTCGACTTCCGGGGATCATGAAATACCTGCTGATTTAATATTATCAGATGGTGAGAAAAATAATGATACAGTTATTTTAGTTCATGGACTTGGAGGTAATCGAGTTTCTGTGTATCCCCAGGCCAGAATCTTTTTAGAAAATGGATATAATGTTCTGACCTATGACCAGAGGAGCTCAGGTGAAAATCTGGCTGATTATAATACCTTTGGATATTTAGAAAGCAATGATCTTAAAGATTATGTTAATTATTTAAGAGAGTTAATTGGTAATGAGTTTAAATTAGGTGTCTGGGGTAATTCATTTGGTGGGGCAACTGCTGGAATATATGCAGGTTCTGACCATGCCAACCAAAATATTGACTTTGTAATCCTGGAGTCTGCTATTAGCAATAAGCGCGAGATGGTCTTGCAACAGTTAGAGCAGGAGTTTGGTTCCGGTCTAATTAGAGATTATATGCTCTCTGTTGGAGAATTATTTACCAGATTTAGACTGGGATATAATTATGCTGATGCAGATGTAACCAGGCAGATAAAAAATTCTGAAGTACCGCTGATGCTTATCCACAGCAGAGCCGATCAATTAACTCCATATCATATGGCTGAAGATATTTATAATTCAATTTCTCATGATAATAAAGTTTTCTATACTGTGGAGGATAGTAGTCATCAGACTGTTTACTGGGATAATTTAATTGAATATGAAATAGAAGTGCTTAGTTTTATTGATGAATATTTAAATGGAATGGAATGA
- a CDS encoding response regulator — protein MKNILIVDDVNLIRIKLNNMLSREGYRVFQSGSVEAVKDHSFSSNISLEEIDLALIDLYFKGEDGFDLLKYLKTNYPDIKIVIVSMEARKEKIKKAINLGADNYITKPFDKRTLLQKVNLILSSKKQYKKEAVPSKDFNEVISNLKTDLSMELSRSIRSGLDFAVVRLNYLNRINSSEIIKLKSNITSKIRDIDRVYYTSPSEYTFLLPLTDREGVNIFVDKIMSEFDENINDNNGNIQVESMVFPEEIINEADINYDMHKEYLNKLLTEIEID, from the coding sequence ATTAAAAATATATTAATAGTTGATGATGTTAATCTCATAAGAATAAAATTAAATAATATGCTGAGCAGAGAGGGGTATAGGGTTTTTCAGTCTGGTTCAGTTGAAGCAGTTAAAGATCATTCCTTTTCCAGTAATATTTCTTTAGAAGAAATAGATCTTGCCCTGATAGATTTATATTTTAAAGGTGAAGATGGCTTTGATCTATTAAAATATCTAAAGACTAATTATCCTGATATAAAGATTGTAATAGTCAGTATGGAGGCCAGAAAAGAAAAAATTAAAAAGGCGATTAATCTTGGGGCAGACAATTATATAACAAAACCCTTTGATAAAAGAACTCTGCTGCAAAAAGTTAACTTAATTTTATCTTCGAAAAAACAATATAAAAAAGAAGCTGTACCTTCAAAAGATTTTAATGAGGTTATAAGCAATTTGAAAACTGATCTCTCAATGGAACTCAGCAGGTCTATTAGGTCTGGTCTGGATTTTGCTGTAGTCAGGCTTAATTATCTTAACAGAATAAATAGTTCTGAAATAATAAAATTGAAATCTAACATAACCTCTAAAATTAGAGATATTGATAGGGTTTATTATACCAGTCCCTCTGAATATACTTTTTTATTACCTCTAACTGACAGAGAAGGGGTCAATATTTTTGTGGATAAAATCATGTCTGAGTTTGATGAAAATATAAATGATAATAATGGTAATATCCAGGTTGAATCAATGGTTTTTCCTGAAGAGATTATAAATGAAGCTGATATTAATTATGATATGCATAAGGAATATTTAAATAAATTATTGACTGAAATAGAAATTGATTGA